Part of the Verrucomicrobiota bacterium JB022 genome is shown below.
CCACGGGTTGGCGACCCAGTCCGGCAGGACCCCAAAGGTCGGCAGGAACTGCCACCCGCCGAAGAGCAGCAGAGTGAAGATAGCCGAGCCGATGACCATGTGCGCGTATTCACCGGTGAAGTACAGGCCGAACTTGAAGCCGCCGTACTCGGTGTGGAAACCGCCGACCAGCTCGGTCTCGGTTTCGGGCATGTCGAAAGGCAGACGGTTCGTCTCGGCAAAAAGCGCGGTCAGGTACACGAAGGCCGGGATGGGCATCCAGATGACGTTCCACAGGGCCGTCTGCGAGGTCACGACGTTGAACAGCGTGAGGTCGCCGAGACCGCCGGTCGGGCCGTTGGCCCACATGAACACCGGCAGGATGCTCATGCCCAGCGCGAGCTCGTAGGAGATCATCTGCGCCGAGGAGCGCACGCCGCCGAAGAAGGAGTACTTGTTGTTACCGGCCCAGGCACCGAGCACGATCCCGTACACCCCCAGCGAGCTGATCGCCAGGATGAAGAGGATGCCGATGTCGAGGTTGGCCAGGACGAGGGGCAGCGTGCCTTCATCGGTCTTCCAGATGCCGACGGGCAGCACCGTCATCGTGGTCATCGCAGGGATGAACGAGACGATGGGCGCGAGGATATAATAGAAGCGCTTGACGTGGCCGGGGGTGGGCTCCTCCTTGACGAGGAACTTGAGGCCGTCGGCCATCGGTTGCCAGATGCCCAGCCGGGTGAGGAAGGGCCCGATGATGGGGAGATCGCCCAGGATCGGCAGCTTGGTGCGGTTCGGGCCGGGGCGCCCCTGGATCCAGGCGCAGACCTTGCGCTCCGCCAAAACGGCGTAAGCGGCCATGCCCATCACGACGCCGACCATGATCAGCGACTTGACCAGCGCGAGAAGCAGAGGGTTTTCGAGGAGGAAGTCCATGGCGGCAAGCGCTTAGGCGTTGGCGGCCTCCGCCGCCGGGGTGTAGTGGAGGGATTTGCCCTCGCGGAAAGGAACTTGGGCGAAGCGGCTGGCGTCGAGCACCTTGCCGGTGCCGGGGATGTCCTGGTAGCGCAGGCCGGCCAGCTCGGGCACTTCGGCGGCGAGGTGGCTCCAGATCGCGGCCGGGCTGGGCGCGTAGGGCGACTCGCCGGTGAGCGCGGCATACAGCTTGGTAAAGGTGCTGAGGCCAAAGAGCGTGCCGACGGGGCCCGCGACGGCCTGGTGGAACTTCTGCACGCGGAACTGCTGGTTCACAAAGGTGCCGGACTTTTCGAAGGCGGTGAGCAAGGGCAGCTCGATCTTCGAATGTTGGCAGGTGTCGCAGTGTTGCGTGCCGATGTAGGCGACTTGAGCCTGCTTGACCAGCTCGGCCGGGATGCCAGCGGCGGTGAGGTCTTCGCCCACCACGAGGAGGTGGGTGACTTCGCCGTTTTCGAGCTTGCCGCGCAGGGTCGCCAGTTGCTCTTCGGGCAGCTCGGAAATGAGGCCGGTCAAGAGGGCACCGCGGACATTGGGGTTACGGTCGGCCGAAATCAGCTTGCCGTCGGGCTCGCCATAGCGGGCCACAAGGTATGTCGGGGCGTCGTTGAGGACGCTGGCGATCTTCTTGAGCAGGAACTGCTCTTCGAGGCTCAGGCGTCCGCTGCCGACGATGGCCACCTTGCCCTGCCCTTGCAGCAGCAGCTCGGCGGCGGCCTTGACGGCTTCTTCGCCGGTGCAGGGTTTGCCTGCGATGCTGTAGGTGGTCAGGCGGTCTTCGGCCTCGACTTGCTTGTAGAGCATGCGGCCGGTGTCGGGCATCCAGGTGTCGTTGACCTGGTCGTTGCGGCGCGGGGTGATCCGGTGGATCTTGCCTTCGCGGCTGCCGACCACGGTGTTGCAGCCGACGCTGGACTCGGTGTCGATGCTGTCGGTTTCCTTGAGGAACCAGACGCGCATCTTGAAGCGGAAATCGGTGCTGGTGAGCGCGCCGACGGGGCAGATGTCGACGGTGTTGAGCGAGTAATTGTCGTCCAGCTCCTTGCCAGGGAAAGTTGTCAAGGTGCTGTAGCTGCCGCGCTCGGTGAAGCCGAGGATGGGCTTGCCGATGACTTCGTTGCAGAAGCGCACGCAGCGGCTGCAGAGGATGCAGCGTTCGTCGTCGAGCATGACACGCGGCCCGATGCGGGTGCGCTTGGGCTTGACGTTCTTGCGCTCGACGAAGCGGCTGTAACCGCGGCCATAATCGGTAGCAAACTCCTGCAGGCGGCACTCACCGGCCTGGTCGCAAATCGGGCAATCGAGGGGGTGATTGATGAGGAGGAACTCCATCACGCCTTCGCGGCACTCCTTGACAGAGTCGGACTCGGTCTTGATGTGCATCCCGGGCGCGATCTTGGTCGCGCAGCCGATCACGGGCTTGGGCACCCACATGATCTGGGGCGTGCCGTCGGGGTTGAGCATGGGCTCGCCGGTGGCGCGGTCTTTGCCGGGCATGCCCATCTCCACCAAGCACATGCGGCAGTTGCCGGGCACGCTGAGGTGCGGGTGGTAGCAGTAGTGAGGCACCTCGACCCCGAAGCGATTCGTCGCCTCGATGATGTTCAGGCCCGGCTCCACCTGCACGTCCTTGCCGTTCAGGTTGATGGTGATGAGGTTGCTGGGTTGTTCGCTCATTGCGAGGAAAGTGGTGTGCGTGAGGGGCGCGGGCGCCCGTTAAGGCTAGATGAGGCGGGTCTCCCCGGTGCCGGAGGCTGCCTGGCGTTGGGCGCGCTCGATGAACTTGTCGCGGAATTTGGCGACGAAGCTTTGGGTGGGCCAGGCGCAGGCTTCGCCGTGGGCGCAGATGGTGCGGCCAGCAATCTGGTCGCCGATGCTCGCGAGCAGGTCGACGTCTTCCACCCGGGCTTGGCCGGCGGCCATGCGGGAGGTGATCTTCTTCATCCACAGGCTGCCTTCGCGGCAGGGCGTGCACTGGCCGCAGCTTTCGTGGGCGTAAAAAGCGTTGATGTTGGCGAGCACGTCGACGATGTCGACCGAGTCGTCGACCACGATCACGGCACCGGAGCCGCTCATGGAGCCGGCTGCGGCGGGGCCGTCGAAATTGAGCGGCACGTCTTCGATACCCCAATCATACTCGCTGCCGTCGCGGTTCTTGCCTTTGAAGCGGTCGCCCGCGCGCCAGACCTTGGAGCTGGACCCGCCGGGGATGACGGCGAGCAGGCTGCGGCCGGGCTTGAGGCCGCCACCGATGTCGTAGATCAGCTCGCCGTAGGTGTGCTTGCCGTTTTCCAGCTCGTAATAGCCGGGGCGCTGCACGTGGCCGGAGAGGCTCCAGATGCGGGTGCCGGAGTTGTTGGGCGTGCCGAGCTTGGCGTATTCGTCGCCGCCCATGTCCACCGCGTGCTTCACGTGGCAGAGGGTCTCCACGTTGTTCACGATGGTGGGGCACATGTAGAGGCCGAGGGCGGCCGGGAAATATGGGGGCTTGATCCGCGGATAAGCGCGCTTGCCTTCGAGGGACTCGATGAGGCCGGTTTCCTCGCCACAAATGTAAGCGGCGGCCCCGCGGTGGACGATCAAGTCGCACGAGTAGCCGCTGCCGCCGATGTTATCGCCCACGAAGCCCTTGGCGCGGGCTTCTTCGATCGCCTGCTCCAGGATCAGAGCGCCGTGCGGCATCTCTTCGCGGATGTAGATAAAGGCTTTGGCCGTGTTGGTGGCCCAGGCGGCGATCATCATGCCTTCGACCAACTGGTGCGGGTCTTTGTGCATGATCTGGCGGTCCTTGAAGGTGCCGGGCTCCGATTCGTCTGCATTGCAGATGAGGTAGATCGGCTTCCCGCTCTTGCGGTCGAGGAACTTCCACTTCATGCCGGCAGGGAACCCTGCCCCACCCCGGCCGCGGATGCCGGCCTTCATGACGTGGTCCTGCACCTCTTCGGGCTTCATCGCGAGGGCCTTTTTCAGCACCTCGTAGCCACCATGGCGCATGTAGCAGTCGATGGAAGTATCGTAATTGGGATCGTCCGCATGCTTGAGGATCATGCGGCGTTCCTTCGGGTGGATCTCCGTGCGCTTGGGGGCGACAATCATGACGGCAAAGGCTTAGTGGTGGTGCGTGTCGGCGGCGGGGGCCGGGGTTTCGGCGGGGACTTCCGCCTTGATGCGGTCGCACAGTTCCTTGACCTTGTCTTCGGTCAGGTTTTCGTAGAGGTCGTCGTCGATCATGGCGACGGGCGCGGTGCCGCAGGAAGCCAGGCACTCGGCAAACTCGACCGTGACGCGTCCGTCGGGCGAGGTGTGGCCCAGCTTGGCGTCAAACTCGGCCAGGAACTTGTCGCACACCTTGTAACCGCCGTTGAGCGCGCAGGAGAGCGTTCGGCAGACGCGAATGAACTTCTTGCCGACGGGGTGCTCGCGGTAGAACGGGTAGAAGGTGACGACTTCGCGCACCTGGATGGGCTGCAGGTCGAGCTGCGCGGCCACCCACTCCTGCGCTTCGAGGGAGATAAAGCCCTGCTCGCGCTGGATAAAGTGGAGGATCATCATGATCGCGCTCCGCTTTTGCGGGTAGCGCGGGATGAGCTTCTCGGTGTATTCGCGGAGTGGCTGGGACGGTTCGAAAGCCATGGGAAATCGGTGCAGGATTCAGCGCTTAGCGGTCGCATTCGCCCATCACGAAGTCGAGCGAGCCGAGGATGACAGGGACGTCGGCGACCATGTGCCCGGGCACGATCTTGGGCAGAATGGAAAGGTTGCAGAACGAGGGGGAGCGGATCTTCATGCGGTAAGGCACGCCACCGCCCTTGGAGACGATGTAGAAGCCGAGCAGGCCCTTCGGGTTTTCGGCCTCGAAGTAGACTTCGCCCGCCGGGATCTGGGGGCCTTCGGTCACGATCATGAAGTTCTGGATCAGCTCTTCCATGCTCGTCATGACCTTGTCTTTGCGCGGGGCGAAGATCTTCTTGGCCTCTTCGGCATACCAGGGGCCGTCGGGCATGTTGTCGATCGCTTGCTTGACGATTTTAATCGACTCGCGCAACTCGACCATGCGGACAAGCCAGCGGTCGTAGCAGTCGCCAGTCGAGCCAATCGGCACGTCGAACTCGTAGTTCTCATAGCCGAGGTAAGGGTCGTCCTTGCGCAGGTCGAGCGCCACGCCACTGGCGCGCAGGTTCGGGCCGGTCAGGCCGTAGGCGATGGCGTCTTCCTTCGTGATCACGCCCAGACCGTAGGCGCGGTCGTAGAAAATGCGGTTGCGGGTGATGAGGGCGTCGAGTTCGTCGATCACCGGCTCCATCTCATCCACTACCTTGCGCACATTGCCCAGCCAGCCGTCGGGGATGTCGCGCATCAGACCGCCAATACGGGTGTAGCTGGTGGTGAAGCGGGCGCCGCAGAGCTGCTCCATCAAGCTGTAAAGCTTTTCGCGCTCGGTAAAGGTATACATGAACGCGGTGATGGAGCCGCAGTCCATCGCATACACGCCGACACCGAGCAAGTGGCTCTGCAGGCGGGCCAGCTCGCAGCAGAGCAGGCGGATGGCTTCACAACGCGGCGGGACCTTGATGCCTGCCAGCTTTTCGACCGCAAGGGCAAAGGTAACGTTGTTGTGGATCGGCCCGATGTAGTCCAACCGGTCCGTATAGGGCACGAACTGGTTGTAGGTCATGTTTTCGGCGATCTTTTCGTCACCACGGTGCAGGTAGCCCAGCACAGGCTCGCACTTGGTGATGGTCTCGCCGTCCAGCTCCAGCTTCAGGCGCAGCACGCCGTGGGTCGCCGGGTGGGAGGGGCCCATGTTGACCACGAGGTGGTCGCCCTTGAATTCGCCCTCGGCGGCGGCGCTGCGGGCGCTGATGTCGCCGATACTGACTTCTTTGATGGCCATGGAAAATAAAAGGGGGTCGGTTATTGCTCCTTGCGGGCGGATTCGCGGAACTCGCGCGGCTTTTCGAAGCTTTCGAGCTCGTCCGGGCGGGGCTTGGTCTCGTTCCAGGACTCGTCGTCGGCACGGGGCTCGCGGCGCGACATCGGGCCGGTCTGGCCAGAGTGGAAGGGCCCGCCCATCATCGGGGCCGGCTTCACCTTCACGCCGGTGCGCTCAGCGATCTCCTCGTTGGGCAGCTCCACTTCGTGGCCCGCCAGCGGGAATTCCTTGCGCAGGGGGAAATACGGGTAGCTCTCCCACATCAGGATGCGGCGCAGGTCGGGGTGGCCGACGAACTTGATGCCAAACATGTCGTAGGTCTCGCGCTCATGCCAGTCGGCCGTGGGCCAGAGGCCGGCCACGCTGGGTACGCTCGGCTCATTGTCGTCCACACAAGGCGTCGCGACGCGGATGTAGCGCGACTGCTGGATCGAGTAGAGGTGGTAGACCACCACGAAGCGCGGGGACTCCTCATACCAGTCGATCGCCGTCACGTCGCTGAGGAAATCGTAGCCATATTCCTCACGGAGAGCCTGGAGGAATGCAAGCAGGTGCTCCGGCGGGCAGTCGAAGGCCGGCCAGTCGCGACTGGGCCGCGTGGTCAGATAAGGGAAAGCCTGGAGCAGGTCGTCAGTCAATTCAGACATAGCGATGCAACTTCGTCAAAAGGCGGGAGGATGATAGACCCGGCCCGGTTGGTTCAAGATTTATAGGCGAGCTCGCGGGTCTCGCGGTTCTTCAGCAGCGTCTGGCTGGAGTGTTCACGCTGGATCTTGCTCTGCAGCTTGATCATCGCGTCCAGCAAAGCCTCGGGCCGCGGCGGGCAACCGGAGACGTAGACGTCGACAGGGACGATCCGGTCGACCCCTTGCAACACCGCATAGCTGCGATACATGCCGCCGGACGAGGCGCAAGCGCCCATCGCCACTACCCATTTGGGCTCGGCCATCTGGTCGTAAATCCGGCGCACGGCTTCTGCCATCTTGTAGGTGACGGTGCCCGCCACGATCATGCAATCGCACTGGCGGGGGCTGAAGCGCATGACCTCCATGCCGAAGCGGGAGATGTCGAAACGGGAGGCACCCACGCCCATCAGCTCGATTGCGCAGCAGGCCAGGCCCATCGGCATCGGCCACACGGAGTGGCTGCGGATCCAGTTGATGGCCGCATCCAGCTGCGTGACCACCACATCGCCCTCAATCCGGCTATCGTAGGTGTAATCTTTGGCAGTAACCATCAGTCAAAAAAGTCCAAGATAATCGAAGCAAAACCCAGCCTGTAGGTGGCTCGCCCCGATTGCAAGTACCTAACTAATGGCGGCGATCAAAAGACAGGCAAGCTGTTTGTAAGAGGAAACGAGCCCCGCCCCCCAGCCCGCACCAATAGCGGGTCCGCAACTTTCTCCACCAATAAGAGTTGACGAGCCCACGAAAAACGCTTCTGCTCACCCCTTTCTACTGGAGAGGTGACAGAGTGGCCGAATGTGCACGATTGGAAATCGTGTGTGCCAGAGATGGCACCGAGGGTTCGAATCCCTCTCTCTCCGCCATTTTCGAAAGAATTAACCCGCAAAAACTTGCGGGTTTTTCAGTCTCTATAGGTCGCCTTTTTAGGGATGAGCGAAGAAGATGGCGTCTACAGGTGAGGCGGCGTCAATGCGCGCCAGAGGTGTCTCAAGCTGAGCAGAGTGACTTGAACAAAGGCTCTCTTCTTCTTGCGGTTACAGCTTCTACGATCAGGTCGACGCCCGCTGACTAGGATCAGCTATGAAACGCTGGAACTGCGCTTGAAATTGCCCGAATCGCTCACAGATGTATGGGGAAGAGCCGAGCGGATGCGGGGCGTTGATCGGCTGTCTTAGTCCGGCGTGCAAAGCTTTCTCCTGCTGTTAAGGTATGTGTGTGTTGGGCTGCCGTTTTGGCAAGAGCAGCCCGGATCGATCCAGATCGCCCTGCCGGAAAAGGTTGACCACGCTTCGTTGACTAATAATTATCAGACATTCCCCACAGGTTTATTTGTTCACCCCTTCTCCCCTACCCCATGATTTCCGTTGCTGATTACGCCGTTATCGCCCTGTACCTCCTGTTCATCGTGAGTGCGGGCGTCATCTTCCGTAAATTCCTGACCAACACGAGCGACTACTTCCGCGGAGGGGGGAAGATGTTCTGGTGGATGGCGGGCAGCTCGGCCTTCATGACGCAATTCAGCGCGTGGACGTTTATCGGGGCGGCTGGCAAGGCTTATACCGACGGGCTGATCATCCTCACTGTCTTTATCGCCAATGCGGTGGGGTTTTTCCTCAACTACCTGCTGATTGCCCCGATGCTGCGACAGGCGCGGGTGATTACGGCCATCCAGGCCATTCGGCGGAGGCTGGGGCCGGGCAACGAGCAGTTTTACACTTGGTCTCAAATCCCGGTCGGGCTGATCTACGCTGCGATCTGGCTCAACGCCGTTTCGAAATTTTTCGCCCAGGCGTTCCCGGGCTTCGAGCTGACATCGACCATCGTCGGTGTGGGGGTGGTGGTGATGGTCATCTCGGTCGTGGGCGGGGCTTGGGCGGTCTCGGCGACGGACTTTATCCAACTGACCCTCCTCATGCTGATCACGGTGGTGATGTCCGCCTTTG
Proteins encoded:
- a CDS encoding NADH-quinone oxidoreductase subunit H → MDFLLENPLLLALVKSLIMVGVVMGMAAYAVLAERKVCAWIQGRPGPNRTKLPILGDLPIIGPFLTRLGIWQPMADGLKFLVKEEPTPGHVKRFYYILAPIVSFIPAMTTMTVLPVGIWKTDEGTLPLVLANLDIGILFILAISSLGVYGIVLGAWAGNNKYSFFGGVRSSAQMISYELALGMSILPVFMWANGPTGGLGDLTLFNVVTSQTALWNVIWMPIPAFVYLTALFAETNRLPFDMPETETELVGGFHTEYGGFKFGLYFTGEYAHMVIGSAIFTLLLFGGWQFLPTFGVLPDWVANPW
- a CDS encoding 2Fe-2S iron-sulfur cluster-binding protein; the protein is MSEQPSNLITINLNGKDVQVEPGLNIIEATNRFGVEVPHYCYHPHLSVPGNCRMCLVEMGMPGKDRATGEPMLNPDGTPQIMWVPKPVIGCATKIAPGMHIKTESDSVKECREGVMEFLLINHPLDCPICDQAGECRLQEFATDYGRGYSRFVERKNVKPKRTRIGPRVMLDDERCILCSRCVRFCNEVIGKPILGFTERGSYSTLTTFPGKELDDNYSLNTVDICPVGALTSTDFRFKMRVWFLKETDSIDTESSVGCNTVVGSREGKIHRITPRRNDQVNDTWMPDTGRMLYKQVEAEDRLTTYSIAGKPCTGEEAVKAAAELLLQGQGKVAIVGSGRLSLEEQFLLKKIASVLNDAPTYLVARYGEPDGKLISADRNPNVRGALLTGLISELPEEQLATLRGKLENGEVTHLLVVGEDLTAAGIPAELVKQAQVAYIGTQHCDTCQHSKIELPLLTAFEKSGTFVNQQFRVQKFHQAVAGPVGTLFGLSTFTKLYAALTGESPYAPSPAAIWSHLAAEVPELAGLRYQDIPGTGKVLDASRFAQVPFREGKSLHYTPAAEAANA
- the nuoF gene encoding NADH-quinone oxidoreductase subunit NuoF, which codes for MIVAPKRTEIHPKERRMILKHADDPNYDTSIDCYMRHGGYEVLKKALAMKPEEVQDHVMKAGIRGRGGAGFPAGMKWKFLDRKSGKPIYLICNADESEPGTFKDRQIMHKDPHQLVEGMMIAAWATNTAKAFIYIREEMPHGALILEQAIEEARAKGFVGDNIGGSGYSCDLIVHRGAAAYICGEETGLIESLEGKRAYPRIKPPYFPAALGLYMCPTIVNNVETLCHVKHAVDMGGDEYAKLGTPNNSGTRIWSLSGHVQRPGYYELENGKHTYGELIYDIGGGLKPGRSLLAVIPGGSSSKVWRAGDRFKGKNRDGSEYDWGIEDVPLNFDGPAAAGSMSGSGAVIVVDDSVDIVDVLANINAFYAHESCGQCTPCREGSLWMKKITSRMAAGQARVEDVDLLASIGDQIAGRTICAHGEACAWPTQSFVAKFRDKFIERAQRQAASGTGETRLI
- a CDS encoding NAD(P)H-dependent oxidoreductase subunit E, whose protein sequence is MAFEPSQPLREYTEKLIPRYPQKRSAIMMILHFIQREQGFISLEAQEWVAAQLDLQPIQVREVVTFYPFYREHPVGKKFIRVCRTLSCALNGGYKVCDKFLAEFDAKLGHTSPDGRVTVEFAECLASCGTAPVAMIDDDLYENLTEDKVKELCDRIKAEVPAETPAPAADTHHH
- the nuoD gene encoding NADH dehydrogenase (quinone) subunit D — protein: MAIKEVSIGDISARSAAAEGEFKGDHLVVNMGPSHPATHGVLRLKLELDGETITKCEPVLGYLHRGDEKIAENMTYNQFVPYTDRLDYIGPIHNNVTFALAVEKLAGIKVPPRCEAIRLLCCELARLQSHLLGVGVYAMDCGSITAFMYTFTEREKLYSLMEQLCGARFTTSYTRIGGLMRDIPDGWLGNVRKVVDEMEPVIDELDALITRNRIFYDRAYGLGVITKEDAIAYGLTGPNLRASGVALDLRKDDPYLGYENYEFDVPIGSTGDCYDRWLVRMVELRESIKIVKQAIDNMPDGPWYAEEAKKIFAPRKDKVMTSMEELIQNFMIVTEGPQIPAGEVYFEAENPKGLLGFYIVSKGGGVPYRMKIRSPSFCNLSILPKIVPGHMVADVPVILGSLDFVMGECDR
- a CDS encoding NADH-quinone oxidoreductase subunit C, with product MSELTDDLLQAFPYLTTRPSRDWPAFDCPPEHLLAFLQALREEYGYDFLSDVTAIDWYEESPRFVVVYHLYSIQQSRYIRVATPCVDDNEPSVPSVAGLWPTADWHERETYDMFGIKFVGHPDLRRILMWESYPYFPLRKEFPLAGHEVELPNEEIAERTGVKVKPAPMMGGPFHSGQTGPMSRREPRADDESWNETKPRPDELESFEKPREFRESARKEQ
- the nuoB gene encoding NADH-quinone oxidoreductase subunit NuoB, with the translated sequence MVTAKDYTYDSRIEGDVVVTQLDAAINWIRSHSVWPMPMGLACCAIELMGVGASRFDISRFGMEVMRFSPRQCDCMIVAGTVTYKMAEAVRRIYDQMAEPKWVVAMGACASSGGMYRSYAVLQGVDRIVPVDVYVSGCPPRPEALLDAMIKLQSKIQREHSSQTLLKNRETRELAYKS